AATATTACTGGAAAAAATCAAACAGCTCATTCATGAATATGTAAATAACTCAAAGGAAAAAAATTCCATGAACTTATCTACTTATTTAAGTAAAGCATTGCATTATGACTATGCATATCTCACTAATTTCTTTTCTGAAATGGAAGCAACTACTATTGAACAATACGTTATTGCACTTAAAATTGAAAAAGTAAAAGAATTAATCTTGTTTGATGAATTGACATTGACAGAGATAGCATACAAACTGCACTACAGCAGTGTGGCACATCTGTCCAATCAATTTAAAAAGGTTACAGGTTTAACGCCTTCTCATTTTAGAAAATTGAAAGAAAAAAGAGAAGATGTAAAAGTTGCCTGATATTAGACTGCTTCTTTTGGCTCAATGCTAATATATCCTGTAGGTTGCTTAATAACGAGCCATTTCATCGGCACATAAGTAATGCGTTCTTCTTTAGCATCAAACATATCGGGCAGGTCGTTAGAAGCAAGATCACTGATAATATAAATAGTAGCCAGGTTATCGCTGGTAACGATCTGTACATTAGCGTTGATGCTTGTTATATTGTCATTTAAATTGTATTCTACAATAGCAGTGAAACTGATTGCCTTATTAGGTTTTTTAAGTCCAAAGTCAAGAATAAAAGCAGTAAGGTTTTGAAGTGATTCTTTCATTTTAATAATAGAGTAATTTTTCACATATGCATCGCCGTTAGCTTAGATAAAATAGGGAGCTTGATGGAAATCCAAACTCCCTGACAAATCATACCTGAGAAAAAAATTTATACAAGTTAAATTTGTTTTTAATGTCAATAATTACATGATTTTTAGAAAAGCTTACATAATTTTTTGTCTATCTGTTTTAAGCTAACTAATTAGAATAAGCCAATTATAAATGATATGGCATGGTTTTTTTACTATCTAATAAAAAATAAGTATGGGTACTATTCATAATCTTCAAAATAAAGAGGCGATTGAAAAGATGAAAGAACTGGTGAAAGAAATAAATATATGCATGTTTTGTTCTGTAGGTGAAGAACAGTTTTTAGATGCCAGACCAATGGCGACATTAAAAGTAGATGATGATGGAGACCTTTGGTTTTTTAGTTCTGCTGAAAGCACTAAGAATACAGAATTAAATAAAGATGAACATGTGCAGTTGATCTATTCCAAACCTTCTTCCTCTCGGTTTCTTACTATTTACGGGAAGGCATTTGTTTCAAAAGATAAAAATAAGATAGAAGAGTTGTGGACGGACCTGGCACGAGCATGGTTTAAAAACGGGAAAGATGATCCTGCTCTTTCTGTGATACGTGTAACA
The Ferruginibacter albus DNA segment above includes these coding regions:
- a CDS encoding helix-turn-helix domain-containing protein is translated as MTLFIRNMACDCCKVLVEEELEKLGVHPQKIELGEVHLKEDELPVKKQKQFTEAIKRAGLEIVENKKGILLEKIKQLIHEYVNNSKEKNSMNLSTYLSKALHYDYAYLTNFFSEMEATTIEQYVIALKIEKVKELILFDELTLTEIAYKLHYSSVAHLSNQFKKVTGLTPSHFRKLKEKREDVKVA
- a CDS encoding pyridoxamine 5'-phosphate oxidase family protein is translated as MGTIHNLQNKEAIEKMKELVKEINICMFCSVGEEQFLDARPMATLKVDDDGDLWFFSSAESTKNTELNKDEHVQLIYSKPSSSRFLTIYGKAFVSKDKNKIEELWTDLARAWFKNGKDDPALSVIRVTPAKVHYWDTQHGKMISLFKIAASVIGDKTMDDGVEGDLKIENDGGIL